One genomic window of Halovivax cerinus includes the following:
- a CDS encoding ATP-binding protein produces the protein MVPDQILISLVYDIGTGVVDRLRDSRACQQAVERAAESTAAEVDGITKADLLDIFGAELDGDALATIDVSATRSDLTHALEVRANTPRDISYEAVLDSFLQAVESNLIETGQPDVVSRILYEYTMETNALTETIATEIQHHHERYHHDLEALSRWSDRLAPDPSSYRLPGTDTRVDLPGTDAINSAVESGANILVTGPAGVGKSGVLAERYHEKTAENPVYFLDAREFGQFDSITAVERELGIQTSLREVFGELATQYDRCTLLVDQLDNVRPEPVATVFRNLLLDLAEVDGLTVICACRRWDLEQPAYERLGEADTFQTVTLEHLAESRVQSLLTDIGIDSAEQTKEVVELCQSLLNLSLLADVHASEDDFDTNVLSSQVALWDAYRASLDREGSRTSGAVPQSWGESPVERAVVHARSSLRDGTTTFTVDDRNLGDQRLVSRGAISEDWKRRYQFRHDQLQSYFYAWDANERGWSVEQILADGVDERIAADVFDWLLQFYSEDPARCTSFVRDGLGSDSPLGFYARYVLAASARDLGPNRLPKETVAAIVDTLQTDEALAREFYRELASPDWARYLVDERRLVDSGQFAANYITGLADEHPDLFIEALAVDKSPSQSHLRTYLSVIETLDEQHLVAFTNYFVEQLPSIEPDTVQRLERDLRSLVEELLTVDRADAAQELMAILTEPTGREAEERELAGHTTVDVTIGSRVRPQALQSLFDELGEALIETCGASLVSILNNHLQRCLDHLATDYAGDIAPERALRRQPSLVSTNPTRIEVVLLGALESSLEHLLTTDPTAAREYLREYRSKGGVFRRTALAVLASAPYKAKDQVREVLTEPSNLDDDVIATEFITLLGEGFAVLSADEQATLLDRILAGPNEDAIREIVSEHSDIESDDELDRVVHVRAERWQLRRLYQVRDEIADPYRSKVKQLIERHGDIEYSPGSGYHVPMSIGDEQDETTLDVAGLDAQAFVTACIEHARQYQPETEQDTFTTGPRNRLEEALYDRIRDTPDTHLAFFPQLVETGDEVFVERAVAALRSLITNVDYEDTTINDWQPVVEGLVAFCASDSLDTAWPRDCRQSVAELLHTIIGHERSTLPVVEHQTDLATVLAALLDDPDPDGPTDTWNNPIGNERTVYVTGVRSTGVVATSHFLRVLDKEPDSQDHQALWDRLAELRSDPARPVRFAFGKRLTGLYALDESFVTSHLDTLLPEGEDREALSRFTAVWEGYLATQRLHPDLFAAFRPKYNHAIDIHKRSVEDEIEGQETSDDGESDAESESPLNDLYGDLGPRPTQATYDARAFEPLCAHLACAYAGSSLDLTDGLIQAVLTIDPSDLSAEDPPSADRVFANTFSDLLANAGTPESEKQYWEQTTAFWTDRLEETNNTVPTALGQYADVLTNAPPTASLDDVVELLVNTAPTMTDSLRFRRVLEFLATEVEDGGETAACDAMTVLDALVDHAEQSYRFTAPDKRWTVVTEAAAAGDERALRNAEQFFQQGESEYERVIERHKTDSGSV, from the coding sequence CATCTCCCTAGTATACGACATCGGGACTGGTGTCGTTGACCGACTTCGTGATAGTCGTGCCTGCCAGCAAGCTGTAGAGCGCGCAGCTGAATCGACAGCCGCCGAAGTTGACGGCATCACCAAAGCAGATCTGCTTGATATATTCGGGGCTGAACTTGACGGGGACGCGCTTGCAACCATCGACGTTTCAGCCACTCGTTCGGATCTCACACACGCTCTAGAGGTACGAGCCAACACTCCCAGAGACATCTCTTATGAGGCTGTTCTCGATTCGTTCCTCCAAGCCGTCGAGTCGAACTTGATTGAAACCGGTCAGCCCGACGTCGTCTCACGTATCCTCTATGAGTACACGATGGAGACGAACGCGTTGACAGAAACGATCGCAACCGAAATACAACACCATCACGAACGCTACCACCACGATCTTGAGGCGCTTAGTCGGTGGAGTGACCGACTGGCCCCCGACCCGTCGAGCTACCGACTTCCCGGGACTGACACACGGGTTGATCTCCCAGGGACCGATGCTATCAACTCCGCTGTTGAATCTGGGGCGAACATCTTAGTCACGGGACCAGCGGGTGTCGGGAAATCTGGCGTATTGGCCGAACGCTATCATGAAAAGACAGCGGAGAATCCAGTCTACTTTCTCGACGCCCGGGAGTTTGGTCAATTCGACTCGATTACCGCTGTAGAGCGCGAGTTGGGCATACAAACCAGTCTCCGTGAAGTATTCGGTGAACTCGCCACCCAGTACGACCGGTGTACGCTCCTAGTTGATCAGCTCGACAATGTTCGACCTGAGCCAGTTGCGACCGTCTTCCGAAATCTTTTGCTGGACCTAGCCGAGGTTGACGGACTCACAGTCATTTGTGCCTGCCGACGATGGGATCTCGAACAGCCAGCCTATGAACGCTTAGGAGAGGCGGACACGTTCCAGACAGTGACACTAGAGCATCTCGCCGAATCACGAGTCCAGTCCCTCCTTACGGACATCGGTATTGATAGCGCTGAACAGACAAAGGAAGTCGTAGAATTATGTCAGAGCTTACTGAATCTCTCGCTCCTGGCGGACGTACACGCCTCAGAGGATGATTTCGATACGAATGTGCTTTCCTCGCAGGTAGCACTCTGGGACGCTTATCGCGCCTCACTTGACCGGGAAGGAAGTCGAACTAGTGGAGCTGTCCCCCAGAGCTGGGGGGAAAGTCCTGTCGAACGCGCGGTCGTCCACGCCAGATCGTCGCTACGGGACGGCACAACTACCTTCACGGTAGACGACCGGAACCTAGGCGACCAGCGCCTAGTCAGCCGTGGAGCAATTAGCGAAGACTGGAAGCGACGCTATCAGTTCCGACATGACCAACTCCAGTCGTACTTCTACGCGTGGGACGCCAACGAACGCGGCTGGAGCGTCGAGCAAATCCTCGCGGACGGCGTTGACGAACGCATCGCTGCCGATGTCTTCGACTGGTTGTTACAGTTCTATAGCGAAGACCCAGCTCGGTGTACATCGTTCGTCCGTGATGGTCTCGGATCGGACTCGCCGCTCGGATTCTACGCTCGCTACGTCCTTGCTGCATCAGCCCGCGATCTCGGCCCGAACCGCTTGCCCAAAGAAACAGTCGCAGCCATTGTCGATACTCTCCAAACAGATGAGGCACTCGCCCGTGAATTCTACCGTGAACTTGCCTCACCGGACTGGGCGCGCTACCTTGTCGACGAGCGTCGACTGGTTGACTCCGGACAGTTTGCCGCCAACTATATCACAGGGCTTGCTGACGAACATCCTGACCTCTTCATTGAAGCACTCGCTGTTGACAAATCACCATCTCAAAGCCACCTTAGAACGTACCTTTCAGTTATCGAAACGCTAGACGAGCAACACCTCGTGGCGTTCACGAACTACTTCGTTGAACAACTCCCGTCCATAGAACCCGACACGGTTCAGCGGTTAGAACGGGACCTACGCAGTTTGGTCGAAGAGCTGCTGACGGTCGATCGTGCCGATGCTGCGCAAGAATTGATGGCGATCTTGACTGAACCGACCGGGCGGGAAGCAGAAGAGCGGGAGCTCGCAGGCCACACTACTGTCGACGTGACTATCGGGAGCCGGGTGAGGCCACAGGCACTGCAGTCACTATTCGACGAGCTAGGTGAGGCACTGATCGAAACCTGCGGCGCATCTCTCGTGTCCATCTTGAATAACCACTTACAGAGGTGCTTGGACCACTTGGCGACGGACTACGCTGGCGATATAGCTCCTGAGCGAGCATTACGCAGACAGCCATCGCTGGTGTCGACGAATCCGACTCGTATTGAGGTCGTCCTACTTGGAGCACTAGAGTCATCGCTTGAACACCTCCTTACGACCGATCCAACCGCCGCGCGCGAATACCTTCGGGAGTACCGATCGAAGGGCGGTGTGTTCAGGCGAACCGCACTGGCCGTACTCGCGTCCGCCCCTTACAAGGCCAAAGACCAAGTCCGAGAAGTCTTGACAGAACCATCGAACCTCGATGATGATGTCATTGCGACCGAGTTCATCACACTCCTCGGCGAAGGGTTCGCCGTATTGTCTGCTGACGAACAGGCGACTCTATTGGACCGAATCTTGGCCGGACCCAACGAGGACGCGATTCGAGAGATAGTTAGTGAGCATTCCGATATCGAATCCGATGATGAACTGGACCGTGTGGTCCACGTCCGCGCTGAGCGCTGGCAGCTCCGCCGACTCTACCAAGTCCGTGACGAGATCGCAGACCCCTATCGATCCAAGGTCAAACAACTAATCGAGCGCCACGGCGACATCGAGTATAGTCCGGGATCGGGCTATCATGTACCGATGTCGATTGGAGACGAACAAGACGAAACGACACTGGACGTTGCCGGCCTCGACGCCCAGGCGTTTGTCACAGCATGTATCGAACACGCCAGACAGTACCAGCCCGAAACCGAACAAGATACCTTCACGACCGGGCCGCGGAATCGACTCGAAGAGGCGCTTTACGACCGCATTCGTGACACACCAGATACGCACCTTGCTTTCTTCCCACAACTGGTCGAAACGGGAGATGAGGTGTTCGTCGAGAGGGCCGTCGCAGCACTCCGGTCACTTATTACGAACGTGGACTACGAGGACACGACGATCAATGACTGGCAACCGGTGGTTGAAGGACTGGTCGCGTTTTGCGCCTCCGATTCGCTCGACACAGCCTGGCCGCGAGACTGTCGACAAAGTGTGGCAGAACTCCTCCACACAATCATCGGTCACGAACGCAGCACACTCCCCGTTGTTGAGCATCAAACCGACTTGGCAACCGTGCTTGCAGCGCTCCTTGACGACCCAGACCCCGACGGGCCAACCGACACTTGGAACAACCCCATCGGAAACGAACGCACTGTGTACGTTACCGGGGTTCGCTCAACGGGTGTCGTCGCTACCTCGCACTTCCTTCGCGTACTCGACAAAGAGCCAGATAGCCAGGATCATCAAGCCCTGTGGGACCGACTCGCGGAACTCCGATCGGATCCCGCGCGTCCGGTTCGTTTTGCCTTCGGAAAACGACTCACAGGCCTGTACGCTCTGGACGAGTCGTTCGTTACGTCTCACCTCGATACGCTACTCCCAGAAGGCGAGGATCGGGAGGCACTCTCACGGTTCACGGCGGTCTGGGAAGGGTATCTCGCAACCCAGCGACTCCATCCCGACCTGTTCGCAGCTTTTCGACCGAAGTATAACCACGCCATCGACATCCACAAACGGTCCGTTGAGGACGAAATCGAGGGTCAAGAAACCAGTGATGATGGAGAATCTGACGCTGAATCAGAGTCGCCCTTAAATGACCTCTACGGCGATTTGGGACCGAGGCCGACTCAAGCAACCTACGATGCACGTGCCTTCGAACCACTTTGTGCGCATCTCGCATGCGCATACGCTGGTTCCAGCCTTGACTTAACTGACGGTCTCATCCAAGCTGTTTTGACCATCGATCCCTCTGACCTATCGGCAGAGGATCCACCCTCCGCAGATCGTGTGTTCGCTAATACGTTCTCCGATCTTCTAGCGAACGCCGGAACCCCTGAATCTGAAAAACAGTACTGGGAGCAGACAACGGCGTTCTGGACCGATCGCTTGGAAGAGACGAACAACACTGTCCCGACCGCTCTTGGCCAGTATGCGGATGTCTTGACGAACGCACCACCAACTGCGTCGCTTGACGACGTAGTCGAACTACTCGTTAATACCGCACCAACAATGACAGATTCACTCCGTTTCCGGCGTGTTTTAGAATTCTTAGCTACTGAAGTCGAAGATGGAGGCGAAACGGCAGCCTGTGATGCGATGACTGTCTTAGACGCACTAGTTGATCACGCCGAACAGTCCTACCGTTTCACCGCCCCTGACAAGCGCTGGACCGTCGTCACTGAAGCAGCAGCAGCCGGTGATGAACGAGCGCTCCGAAATGCAGAACAGTTCTTCCAGCAAGGAGAATCAGAGTATGAGCGAGTCATCGAACGCCACAAGACCGACTCTGGGTCTGTCTAG
- a CDS encoding GNAT family N-acetyltransferase has product MKKPTSEPITIKHATEEEDVTRINEFFNSKVIKQELHRFTYRTTLSRAFSRDDRRLFYVEDNESLVGALMVWCESRVLDDDEAQIRLVAVSPDRREEGIAARLCENAEEFATYHGQERVSADVACDSPAVNFWTSIEYDIEYEWQTDGGREMYRMMKAL; this is encoded by the coding sequence ATGAAGAAGCCAACATCTGAACCAATAACGATCAAGCATGCAACTGAAGAGGAAGATGTCACGCGCATCAACGAGTTTTTCAATTCAAAGGTTATAAAACAGGAGCTACACCGGTTCACGTACCGGACGACACTTTCGAGGGCATTCAGCCGAGACGACCGTCGGTTATTCTATGTTGAAGACAATGAATCGTTGGTCGGCGCGTTGATGGTTTGGTGTGAATCTCGCGTGCTGGATGATGATGAAGCCCAGATTCGTCTGGTTGCTGTTTCACCAGACCGTCGTGAGGAGGGGATTGCGGCCAGGCTGTGTGAAAATGCAGAAGAGTTCGCCACGTATCACGGGCAAGAAAGAGTCAGCGCTGATGTCGCTTGTGACTCCCCCGCTGTGAACTTTTGGACGTCTATCGAGTACGACATCGAGTATGAGTGGCAAACAGACGGAGGGCGCGAAATGTACAGGATGATGAAGGCCCTGTAG